One genomic region from Panthera tigris isolate Pti1 chromosome C1 unlocalized genomic scaffold, P.tigris_Pti1_mat1.1 chrC1_random_Un_scaffold_130, whole genome shotgun sequence encodes:
- the LOC122236213 gene encoding uncharacterized protein LOC122236213 isoform X3 has protein sequence MPAPKTCWGTCDAHCEARGERARVGGVAADLDCRGGSAGAAGGGTTSLAPVPARRRRCPRSRRKLSRASFYPSFFSTDIARGPESPSGNLGAHVLPPSPPPQAYTRGRGSQNPLTRVVKPRARITFSPFCLYSHPGLMRRVASSDRFLRDIAWTKHGRCVGGAEYNLVGKRHRMVLTGFPSLACHSKRKQTNRPP, from the exons aTGCCGGCTCCGAAGACCTGTTGGGGTACATGCGATGCCCACTGTGAGGCACGAGGAGAGCGAGCGAGGGTAGGGGGAGTTGCTGCGGACCTGGACTGCAGAGGCGGCAGCGCAGGGGCTGCGG GTGGTGGGACTACTTCCCTTGCTCCCGTGCCGGCCCGCCGGAGACGTTGTCCTCGAAGCCGGAGAAAATTGTCCCGtgcctctttctacccctctttCTTTAGCACCGACATTGCGCGGGGTCCAGAGAGCCCTTCGGGAAACCTTGGGGCTcacgtcctccctccctcccctcccccacaggcctATACGAGGGGCAGGGGGTCCCAGAATCCCTTAACCCg CGTTGTCAAACCGAGGGCCAGAATtaccttctctcccttttgtttgtACTCACACCCCGGGCTCATGCGCAGGGTGGCATCAAGTGACCGCTTTTTAAGAGACATCGCCTGGACGAAACATGGACGGTGTGTTGGAGGTGCAGAATATAACCTGGTGGGCAAGAGGCACCGCATGGTTCTCACAGGCTTCCCTTCTCTAGCGTGTCACTCCAAGAG AAAGCAGACGAATAGGCCACCTTGA
- the LOC122236213 gene encoding uncharacterized protein LOC122236213 isoform X1 gives MPAPKTCWGTCDAHCEARGERARVGGVAADLDCRGGSAGAAGGGTTSLAPVPARRRRCPRSRRKLSRASFYPSFFSTDIARGPESPSGNLGAHVLPPSPPPQAYTRGRGSQNPLTRVVKPRARITFSPFCLYSHPGLMRRVASSDRFLRDIAWTKHGRCVGGAEYNLVGKRHRMVLTGFPSLACHSKRCGIFKFIPAIWVMLKA, from the exons aTGCCGGCTCCGAAGACCTGTTGGGGTACATGCGATGCCCACTGTGAGGCACGAGGAGAGCGAGCGAGGGTAGGGGGAGTTGCTGCGGACCTGGACTGCAGAGGCGGCAGCGCAGGGGCTGCGG GTGGTGGGACTACTTCCCTTGCTCCCGTGCCGGCCCGCCGGAGACGTTGTCCTCGAAGCCGGAGAAAATTGTCCCGtgcctctttctacccctctttCTTTAGCACCGACATTGCGCGGGGTCCAGAGAGCCCTTCGGGAAACCTTGGGGCTcacgtcctccctccctcccctcccccacaggcctATACGAGGGGCAGGGGGTCCCAGAATCCCTTAACCCg CGTTGTCAAACCGAGGGCCAGAATtaccttctctcccttttgtttgtACTCACACCCCGGGCTCATGCGCAGGGTGGCATCAAGTGACCGCTTTTTAAGAGACATCGCCTGGACGAAACATGGACGGTGTGTTGGAGGTGCAGAATATAACCTGGTGGGCAAGAGGCACCGCATGGTTCTCACAGGCTTCCCTTCTCTAGCGTGTCACTCCAAGAGGTGCGGGATTTTTAAATTCATCCCTGCCATCTGGGTGATGCTGAAGGCATAG
- the LOC122236213 gene encoding uncharacterized protein LOC122236213 isoform X4, whose product MPAPKTCWGTCDAHCEARGERARVGGVAADLDCRGGSAGAAGGGTTSLAPVPARRRRCPRSRRKLSRASFYPSFFSTDIARGPESPSGNLGAHVLPPSPPPQAYTRGRGSQNPLTRVASSDRFLRDIAWTKHGRCVGGAEYNLVGKRHRMVLTGFPSLACHSKRCGIFKFIPAIWVMLKA is encoded by the exons aTGCCGGCTCCGAAGACCTGTTGGGGTACATGCGATGCCCACTGTGAGGCACGAGGAGAGCGAGCGAGGGTAGGGGGAGTTGCTGCGGACCTGGACTGCAGAGGCGGCAGCGCAGGGGCTGCGG GTGGTGGGACTACTTCCCTTGCTCCCGTGCCGGCCCGCCGGAGACGTTGTCCTCGAAGCCGGAGAAAATTGTCCCGtgcctctttctacccctctttCTTTAGCACCGACATTGCGCGGGGTCCAGAGAGCCCTTCGGGAAACCTTGGGGCTcacgtcctccctccctcccctcccccacaggcctATACGAGGGGCAGGGGGTCCCAGAATCCCTTAACCCg GGTGGCATCAAGTGACCGCTTTTTAAGAGACATCGCCTGGACGAAACATGGACGGTGTGTTGGAGGTGCAGAATATAACCTGGTGGGCAAGAGGCACCGCATGGTTCTCACAGGCTTCCCTTCTCTAGCGTGTCACTCCAAGAGGTGCGGGATTTTTAAATTCATCCCTGCCATCTGGGTGATGCTGAAGGCATAG
- the LOC122236213 gene encoding uncharacterized protein LOC122236213 isoform X2: protein MPAPKTCWGTCDAHCEARGERARVGGVAADLDCRGGSAGAAGGGTTSLAPVPARRRRCPRSRRKLSRASFYPSFFSTDIARGPESPSGNLGAHVLPPSPPPQAYTRGRGSQNPLTRVVKPRARITFSPFCLYSHPGLMRRVASSDRFLRDIAWTKHGRCVGGAEYNLVGKRHRMVLTGFPSLACHSKRNHQKADE from the exons aTGCCGGCTCCGAAGACCTGTTGGGGTACATGCGATGCCCACTGTGAGGCACGAGGAGAGCGAGCGAGGGTAGGGGGAGTTGCTGCGGACCTGGACTGCAGAGGCGGCAGCGCAGGGGCTGCGG GTGGTGGGACTACTTCCCTTGCTCCCGTGCCGGCCCGCCGGAGACGTTGTCCTCGAAGCCGGAGAAAATTGTCCCGtgcctctttctacccctctttCTTTAGCACCGACATTGCGCGGGGTCCAGAGAGCCCTTCGGGAAACCTTGGGGCTcacgtcctccctccctcccctcccccacaggcctATACGAGGGGCAGGGGGTCCCAGAATCCCTTAACCCg CGTTGTCAAACCGAGGGCCAGAATtaccttctctcccttttgtttgtACTCACACCCCGGGCTCATGCGCAGGGTGGCATCAAGTGACCGCTTTTTAAGAGACATCGCCTGGACGAAACATGGACGGTGTGTTGGAGGTGCAGAATATAACCTGGTGGGCAAGAGGCACCGCATGGTTCTCACAGGCTTCCCTTCTCTAGCGTGTCACTCCAAGAG GAACCATCAGAAAGCAGACGAATAG